A stretch of the Gemmatirosa kalamazoonensis genome encodes the following:
- a CDS encoding PadR family transcriptional regulator has product MPSVRLTRHTALVLVALARGLRHGFDLLDATGLPSGTVYPILRRLESAGLVKSRWEAVQIARDEGRPPRRYYQLTGAGAEALREALARHPDAAAVPVPGAARGLGPEPA; this is encoded by the coding sequence ATGCCCAGCGTCCGCCTCACGCGCCACACCGCGCTCGTCCTCGTCGCCCTCGCCCGCGGCCTCCGCCACGGCTTCGACCTGCTCGACGCCACCGGGCTGCCGAGCGGCACGGTGTACCCGATCCTCCGCCGGCTGGAGTCGGCAGGGCTCGTGAAGTCGCGGTGGGAGGCGGTGCAGATCGCGCGCGACGAGGGACGCCCGCCGCGCCGCTACTACCAGCTCACCGGCGCCGGCGCCGAGGCGCTGCGCGAGGCGCTCGCGCGGCATCCCGACGCCGCCGCGGTCCCCGTGCCCGGTGCCGCGCGCGGCCTCGGCCCCGAGCCGGCATGA
- a CDS encoding acyl-CoA dehydrogenase family protein, protein MTDPPLDQTLRSAQAFVRDALVPLEPLLLAQDYDRLLPALASARDHVKALGLLAPHMPRGEGGLGLSLADFGRLSEVLGWSPLGHYAFNCQAPDVGNMELLHRHGSAAQKARFLAPLVRGEVRSCFSMTEPERAGSNPVHLDTTARVDGDDYVIAGHKWFTSSADGAAFAVVMAVTNPDVPSPHARASQILVPLDTPGVRIVRTIPVMGETGRGWFSHAEIEYVDVRVPRANRIGAEGAGFVLAQERLGPGRIHHCMRWIGLAERALDVMCRRAASRELAPGRPLGAQQAVQHWLAESRAEIHASRLMVLDAARKIDDAGAHAARVDVSLIKFYVAGTLQRVVDRAVQVCGALGVTDDTILSWIYRHERAARIYDGPDEVHKSVVARHMLKAYGVDVAI, encoded by the coding sequence GTGACCGACCCGCCGCTCGACCAGACGCTCCGCTCGGCACAGGCGTTCGTCCGCGACGCGCTCGTGCCGCTCGAGCCGCTGCTGCTCGCGCAGGACTACGACCGCCTGCTCCCCGCGCTCGCCTCCGCGCGCGACCACGTGAAGGCGCTCGGGCTCCTCGCGCCGCACATGCCGCGCGGCGAAGGTGGGCTCGGCCTGTCGCTCGCCGACTTCGGTCGGCTGAGCGAGGTGCTCGGCTGGAGCCCGCTCGGCCACTACGCGTTCAACTGCCAGGCGCCCGACGTCGGCAACATGGAGCTGCTGCACCGCCACGGCAGCGCGGCGCAGAAGGCGCGCTTCCTCGCGCCGCTCGTGCGCGGCGAGGTGCGGTCGTGCTTCTCGATGACCGAGCCGGAGCGCGCGGGCTCCAACCCCGTGCACCTCGACACGACCGCGCGCGTCGACGGCGACGACTACGTCATCGCGGGGCACAAGTGGTTCACGTCGAGCGCGGACGGCGCCGCGTTCGCCGTCGTCATGGCCGTGACGAACCCCGACGTGCCGAGCCCGCACGCGCGCGCGAGCCAGATCCTGGTGCCGCTCGACACGCCGGGCGTGCGCATCGTGCGCACCATCCCGGTGATGGGCGAGACGGGCCGGGGTTGGTTCAGCCACGCGGAGATCGAGTACGTGGACGTGCGCGTGCCGCGCGCGAACCGCATCGGCGCCGAGGGCGCGGGGTTCGTGCTCGCGCAGGAGCGGCTCGGCCCCGGGCGCATCCATCACTGCATGCGGTGGATCGGCCTGGCCGAGCGGGCGCTCGACGTGATGTGCCGCCGCGCGGCGTCGCGCGAGCTGGCACCCGGTCGACCGTTAGGCGCGCAGCAGGCCGTGCAGCACTGGCTCGCCGAGTCGCGGGCCGAGATCCACGCGTCGCGGCTCATGGTGCTCGACGCCGCGCGGAAGATCGACGACGCGGGCGCGCACGCCGCGCGCGTGGACGTGTCGCTCATCAAGTTCTACGTCGCCGGCACGCTGCAGCGCGTCGTCGACCGCGCCGTGCAGGTGTGCGGCGCGCTCGGCGTCACCGACGACACGATCCTGTCGTGGATCTACCGGCACGAGCGCGCGGCGCGGATCTACGACGGGCCCGACGAGGTGCACAAGTCGGTGGTCGCGCGACACATGCTGAAGGCGTACGGCGTCGACGTCGCGATCTGA
- a CDS encoding GNAT family N-acetyltransferase — protein MQQADAARAAYAADAIEARRVAYLVSTDPARLDLAAVHRYLARSYWSPGIPEDVVRRAAEHSLCCGLYHDDAGQVGYARVVTDRATFGYLADVYVLEAHRGHGLGAWLVGTLLSHPDLRGLRRLSLMTRDAHGLYERFGFRNAPVPSRFMERVVAPTVLWPAPAAAGGG, from the coding sequence ATGCAACAGGCTGATGCGGCTCGCGCGGCGTACGCGGCTGATGCGATCGAGGCGCGGCGCGTCGCGTACCTCGTGTCGACCGACCCGGCGCGCCTCGACCTCGCGGCGGTGCACCGCTACCTCGCGCGCTCGTACTGGTCGCCGGGAATCCCGGAGGACGTCGTGCGGCGCGCCGCCGAGCACTCGCTGTGCTGCGGGCTGTATCACGACGATGCGGGCCAGGTCGGCTACGCGCGCGTCGTCACCGACCGCGCGACGTTCGGCTACCTCGCCGACGTCTACGTGCTCGAGGCGCACCGCGGCCACGGGCTCGGCGCGTGGCTCGTCGGCACGCTGCTCTCGCACCCCGATCTGCGCGGGCTGCGGCGCCTGTCGCTCATGACGCGCGACGCGCACGGGCTGTACGAGCGGTTCGGCTTCCGCAACGCGCCGGTGCCGTCTCGGTTCATGGAGCGCGTCGTCGCCCCGACCGTGCTGTGGCCCGCGCCCGCCGCGGCGGGAGGAGGCTGA
- a CDS encoding PLP-dependent aminotransferase family protein — protein MRWNPRLPRGGGPVYRAIADALEADIKAGRLGAGDALPTQRDLAERLGVNFTTVTRAYAEARRRGLLDARVGSGTFVAGAPNGSAASTAAVPEETRDVDLSVNAPPVPAWMGGALRATIESVGADGDVVRQMLTYRTRRGDAMAREAGVAWLRGRGIDASAERVAVTGGAQHALALLLATLARPGDTVLVEALCYPGLEGSAASAGVRLVGVPVDEEGLRPDALDAACRRHGATLLCCVPTLQNPTTAVMSLARRQAIVDVARRRGLRVVEDDICGPLLQDAATPLAALAPDVVTYVGSLSKCVAPGLRTAFVLAPSRDDAARLDAAVRASVLMLSPLPLAVAASWVADGTAARAVADISREAAARGALARALLGAPNVSAPAGSIHAWLRLPSTWTVAGFVAEAQQQGIRVTPADWYVRPDGSARPAPVPNAVRLALGSAPDRAALERALRALAAILAHEPARRAPTL, from the coding sequence ATGCGCTGGAACCCGCGGCTCCCCCGCGGCGGCGGCCCCGTCTACCGGGCCATCGCCGACGCGCTCGAGGCCGACATCAAGGCCGGCCGCCTCGGCGCCGGCGACGCGCTCCCCACGCAGCGCGACCTCGCCGAGCGGCTCGGCGTGAACTTCACGACGGTGACGCGCGCGTACGCCGAGGCGCGCCGCCGTGGGCTGCTCGACGCGCGCGTCGGCAGCGGCACGTTCGTCGCCGGAGCGCCTAACGGATCGGCCGCGTCCACCGCGGCGGTGCCGGAGGAGACGCGCGACGTCGACCTCAGCGTGAACGCGCCGCCGGTGCCCGCGTGGATGGGCGGCGCGCTGCGCGCCACGATCGAGAGCGTCGGCGCCGACGGCGACGTCGTGCGGCAGATGCTCACCTACCGTACGCGCCGCGGCGACGCCATGGCACGCGAGGCGGGCGTGGCGTGGCTGCGCGGCCGCGGCATCGATGCGTCGGCCGAGCGCGTCGCGGTCACCGGCGGGGCGCAGCACGCGCTCGCGCTGCTCCTCGCAACGCTCGCGCGGCCGGGCGACACGGTGCTCGTCGAGGCGCTGTGCTACCCGGGGCTCGAGGGCTCCGCGGCGTCGGCCGGCGTGAGGCTCGTCGGCGTGCCGGTGGACGAGGAGGGACTGCGGCCCGACGCGCTCGACGCCGCGTGCCGGCGACACGGCGCGACGCTGTTGTGCTGCGTGCCGACGCTGCAGAACCCGACGACCGCGGTCATGTCGCTCGCGCGTCGGCAGGCGATCGTCGACGTCGCGCGCCGGCGCGGGCTGCGCGTGGTGGAGGACGACATCTGCGGCCCGCTGCTGCAGGACGCGGCGACGCCGCTCGCCGCGCTCGCCCCGGACGTCGTGACGTACGTCGGCAGCCTGTCGAAGTGCGTGGCGCCGGGGCTCCGCACCGCGTTCGTGCTCGCGCCGTCGCGCGACGACGCGGCGCGGCTCGACGCCGCGGTGCGCGCGTCGGTGCTCATGCTCTCACCGCTGCCGCTCGCCGTCGCCGCGTCGTGGGTCGCCGACGGCACGGCGGCGCGCGCGGTGGCCGACATCTCGCGCGAGGCGGCGGCGCGCGGCGCGCTCGCCCGGGCGCTGCTCGGCGCGCCTAACGTCTCGGCGCCGGCGGGGTCGATCCACGCCTGGCTGCGGCTGCCGTCGACGTGGACGGTCGCCGGGTTCGTGGCGGAGGCGCAGCAGCAGGGCATCCGCGTGACGCCGGCCGACTGGTACGTGCGCCCCGACGGCTCGGCGCGCCCCGCACCGGTGCCGAACGCGGTGCGCCTCGCGCTCGGCAGCGCGCCCGACCGCGCCGCGCTCGAGCGGGCGCTGCGCGCGCTCGCCGCGATCCTCGCCCACGAGCCCGCGCGCCGCGCGCCCACGCTGTGA
- a CDS encoding ATP-grasp domain-containing protein encodes MTAPNTVALATSAAYPELAPDDRLLLAPLARRDVRAEPVVWDDPTVRWTDYGAVVVRSCWDYHLRADAFARWIDRLEGAGVPLWNPPRVLRWNADKRYLRDLARDGVPTVPTRWADGSTRESLAELLASSGWADAVVKPAVSASAFRTWRVSARDALAHESEFRATLAAGPALVQPFVRAVVGEGEWSLVFLGGAYSHAALKRPRAGDFRVQQEHGGSSVRAEPAASVIAQAASIVARYAADCLYARVDGVVDDGAFRLMELELVEPHLFLEMRADAAELLADGIARVVSRGAAENAEKTK; translated from the coding sequence GTGACGGCGCCTAACACCGTGGCGCTCGCGACGAGCGCCGCGTACCCTGAGCTCGCCCCCGACGACCGGCTGCTGCTCGCCCCGCTCGCGCGGCGGGACGTCCGCGCCGAGCCGGTGGTGTGGGACGACCCCACGGTCCGGTGGACGGACTACGGCGCCGTGGTCGTGCGCTCGTGCTGGGACTACCACCTGCGCGCCGACGCGTTCGCGCGATGGATCGACCGACTCGAGGGCGCCGGCGTGCCGCTGTGGAACCCACCGCGCGTGCTGCGCTGGAACGCCGACAAGCGTTACCTGCGCGATCTCGCCCGCGACGGCGTGCCGACGGTGCCGACGCGGTGGGCCGACGGGTCGACGCGCGAGTCGCTCGCCGAGCTGCTCGCGTCGAGCGGATGGGCCGACGCCGTCGTGAAGCCCGCCGTCTCGGCGTCCGCGTTCCGCACGTGGCGCGTGTCGGCGCGCGACGCGCTCGCGCACGAGTCGGAGTTCCGCGCCACGCTCGCCGCGGGGCCGGCGCTCGTGCAGCCGTTCGTGCGCGCCGTCGTCGGCGAGGGGGAATGGTCGCTCGTCTTCCTCGGCGGCGCGTACAGCCACGCCGCGCTGAAGCGGCCGCGTGCCGGCGACTTCCGCGTGCAGCAGGAGCACGGCGGCTCGTCGGTGAGAGCGGAGCCGGCCGCGTCGGTGATCGCGCAGGCGGCGTCGATCGTGGCGCGGTACGCGGCGGACTGTCTCTACGCCCGCGTGGACGGCGTCGTCGACGACGGCGCTTTCCGACTCATGGAGCTGGAGCTCGTGGAGCCGCACCTCTTCCTGGAGATGCGAGCGGACGCGGCGGAGCTGCTGGCGGATGGCATCGCTCGTGTCGTCTCACGCGGAGCCGCGGAGAACGCCGAGAAGACCAAATGA
- a CDS encoding threonine dehydratase, which yields MTTVTLDDATTLPTLRELEDAASLVHAVLPPTPQYAWPLLAARCGTEVWVKHENHTPVGAFKVRGGIVYMDALRRARPDVVGVVTATRGNHGQSVGLAAARAGLRAAIVAPHGNSVEKNAAMRALGVELLERGHDFQAASEAADALADERGWHRVPSFHPLLVRGVGTYALELFRATPPLDAVYVPIGMGSGACGVIAARDALGLRTSVIGVTSTAAPAFARSLAAGAVVSHESTTRIADGVACRTADPTALAVVARGAERVVEVTDDEVEAAMRALFADTHNVAEGAGAAALAALLQERDRMRGRRVAVILTGGNVDTDVFARVLAA from the coding sequence ATGACGACCGTGACGCTCGACGACGCGACGACGCTCCCGACCCTGCGCGAGCTGGAGGACGCCGCGTCGCTCGTGCACGCCGTGCTGCCGCCGACACCGCAGTACGCGTGGCCGCTGCTCGCCGCGCGCTGCGGCACCGAGGTCTGGGTGAAGCACGAGAACCACACGCCGGTCGGCGCGTTCAAGGTGCGCGGCGGCATCGTCTACATGGACGCGCTGCGCCGCGCGCGGCCCGACGTCGTCGGCGTCGTCACCGCGACGCGGGGCAACCACGGGCAGTCGGTGGGCCTCGCCGCGGCGCGCGCGGGGCTGCGCGCGGCGATCGTCGCGCCGCACGGCAACTCGGTGGAGAAGAACGCCGCGATGCGCGCGCTGGGCGTCGAGCTGCTCGAGCGCGGCCACGATTTCCAGGCCGCGTCGGAGGCCGCCGACGCGCTCGCCGACGAGCGCGGGTGGCACCGCGTGCCGTCGTTCCATCCGCTGCTCGTGCGCGGCGTGGGTACGTACGCGCTGGAGCTGTTCCGCGCCACGCCGCCGCTCGACGCGGTCTACGTGCCCATCGGGATGGGCTCCGGCGCGTGCGGCGTGATCGCGGCGCGCGACGCGCTCGGCCTGCGCACGAGCGTCATCGGCGTGACGTCGACCGCGGCGCCGGCGTTCGCGCGGTCGCTCGCCGCGGGCGCCGTCGTGTCGCACGAGTCGACGACGCGCATCGCGGACGGCGTGGCGTGCCGCACGGCGGATCCCACGGCGCTCGCCGTCGTGGCGCGCGGCGCCGAGCGCGTCGTCGAGGTCACCGACGACGAGGTGGAGGCGGCGATGCGTGCGCTGTTCGCCGACACGCACAACGTCGCCGAGGGCGCCGGCGCCGCGGCGCTCGCCGCGCTGCTGCAGGAGCGCGATCGCATGCGCGGCAGGCGCGTCGCCGTGATCCTCACCGGCGGCAACGTCGACACCGACGTGTTCGCGCGCGTGCTCGCCGCCTGA
- a CDS encoding helix-turn-helix transcriptional regulator codes for MLTSDRLAMPHGRLLFRGDLVTVRETTVVERCATRHQVVFSRSQPHACGIQRMRLGPPSPAVDPTRVLLLNAGDAPRRADHATGHVVIGLAPGAFGGERAARPFAHAQATVGPRVLLALHVLRAALARPLADVHAPAVDDAALALVAQVLAVPAHRAAPPVPNDAAALGRLRRRRDLVTTARDTLARAPGRAHHLADVAAALDISPSHLAHVFTAEVGMPLHRYLLHLRLAVALERLADGEPQLSAVALDLGFATHSHFSAAFRRWCGVTPAAARAMLATGRALADVMPRRAAS; via the coding sequence GTGCTCACGTCCGACCGCCTCGCGATGCCGCACGGACGGCTGCTGTTCCGCGGCGATCTCGTCACCGTGCGCGAGACGACCGTCGTCGAACGGTGCGCCACGCGCCACCAGGTCGTGTTCTCGCGCTCGCAGCCGCACGCGTGTGGGATTCAGCGCATGCGACTCGGCCCGCCGTCGCCCGCGGTGGATCCGACGCGCGTGCTGCTGCTGAACGCCGGCGACGCACCCCGGCGCGCGGATCACGCGACCGGCCACGTCGTGATCGGCCTCGCCCCGGGAGCGTTCGGCGGCGAGCGCGCCGCGCGGCCGTTCGCGCACGCCCAGGCGACGGTCGGCCCGCGCGTGCTCCTCGCGCTGCACGTGCTGCGCGCCGCGCTCGCGCGCCCGCTCGCCGACGTGCACGCGCCGGCGGTGGACGACGCCGCGCTGGCGCTCGTGGCGCAGGTGCTCGCCGTACCCGCGCACCGCGCCGCGCCCCCGGTGCCTAACGACGCCGCCGCGCTCGGCCGGCTGCGCCGCCGGCGCGACCTCGTGACGACGGCGCGCGACACGCTCGCCCGCGCCCCGGGCCGCGCACACCATCTCGCGGACGTCGCCGCGGCGCTCGACATCTCGCCGTCGCATCTCGCGCACGTGTTCACCGCGGAGGTCGGGATGCCGCTGCACCGCTACCTGCTGCACCTGCGGCTCGCCGTCGCGCTCGAGCGGCTGGCCGACGGCGAGCCGCAGCTCAGCGCCGTCGCGCTCGACCTCGGCTTCGCCACGCACAGCCACTTCTCCGCCGCGTTCCGGCGCTGGTGCGGCGTGACGCCCGCGGCGGCGCGCGCCATGCTCGCCACCGGACGGGCGCTCGCCGACGTGATGCCGCGCCGCGCGGCATCGTGA
- a CDS encoding MFS transporter yields MTSTAAQQTPERRSSLRALRHRDFALYFTGNVLSNCGTWFQNVALSLLVYRLTRSSFWVGAVNFAQFAGVLLLAPWAGAAADRGDRRRLIVATQVVATLTSGALAAAVALGAGTLPVVLSLALVLGLTTAFATPAMQAILPALVPRDDLPAAVAMNSVTFNLARAVGPVAGAFVVARLGLAWAIGLNAFSYLFFAGAMLVAHPAAQTTRAGGRARLRDSMRMVLAERHLFILLLVVAAVSLSMDPVNTVAPAFATRVYGRPDTFVGILIGAFGVGAVTASVIPSGEGRRPARTIAIMLALFAAGMIGFALSPALEAGLVALAVAGFGYLSSQTRVTTLLQLEVSDAERGRVMALWSVAFLGTRPLASLVDGGLATVLGPRAATLLMAMPIVVASAAMLMGPGRTVGEALERSRVRR; encoded by the coding sequence GTGACCAGTACCGCCGCGCAACAGACGCCCGAGCGCCGCTCCTCGCTGCGCGCGCTCCGCCACCGCGACTTCGCGCTCTACTTCACCGGCAACGTCCTCTCGAACTGCGGCACGTGGTTCCAGAACGTGGCGCTGTCGCTGCTCGTCTACCGGCTCACGCGGTCGTCGTTCTGGGTGGGCGCGGTGAACTTCGCGCAGTTCGCCGGCGTGCTGCTGCTCGCGCCGTGGGCGGGCGCAGCGGCGGACCGTGGCGATCGCCGGCGGCTCATCGTCGCCACGCAGGTCGTCGCCACGCTCACGAGCGGCGCGCTCGCCGCGGCGGTGGCGCTCGGCGCGGGCACGCTGCCGGTGGTGCTGTCGCTCGCGCTCGTGCTGGGTCTCACGACCGCGTTCGCCACGCCGGCGATGCAGGCGATCCTTCCCGCGCTCGTGCCGCGCGACGATCTCCCGGCGGCGGTCGCGATGAACTCGGTGACGTTCAACCTCGCGCGCGCGGTGGGGCCCGTGGCGGGCGCGTTCGTCGTCGCGCGGCTCGGCCTGGCGTGGGCGATCGGGCTCAACGCGTTCTCGTACCTCTTCTTCGCCGGCGCGATGCTCGTCGCGCACCCCGCGGCGCAGACGACGCGGGCCGGCGGACGCGCGCGGCTCCGCGACAGCATGCGCATGGTGCTGGCGGAGCGGCATCTCTTCATCCTGCTGCTCGTCGTCGCCGCGGTGTCGCTGTCGATGGACCCGGTGAACACGGTGGCGCCGGCGTTCGCGACGCGCGTGTACGGGCGCCCGGACACGTTCGTCGGGATCCTCATCGGCGCGTTCGGCGTCGGCGCGGTGACGGCGTCGGTCATCCCGTCCGGCGAGGGACGTCGACCCGCACGGACGATCGCGATCATGCTCGCGCTGTTCGCCGCCGGCATGATCGGCTTCGCGCTCTCGCCCGCGCTCGAGGCGGGGCTCGTCGCGCTCGCCGTGGCCGGCTTCGGCTATCTGTCGAGCCAGACGCGCGTCACGACGCTGCTGCAGCTCGAGGTGAGCGACGCCGAGCGCGGTCGCGTGATGGCGCTGTGGAGCGTCGCGTTCCTCGGCACGCGCCCGCTCGCGAGCCTCGTCGACGGCGGCCTGGCGACCGTGCTCGGGCCGCGCGCGGCGACGCTGCTCATGGCCATGCCGATCGTCGTCGCGTCGGCCGCGATGCTCATGGGCCCGGGGCGGACCGTCGGCGAGGCGCTCGAGCGGTCACGCGTCAGGCGTTAG
- a CDS encoding ABC transporter permease, whose product MTAPGSPPGLAVVRALAPVVPRPRREEWVAEWEGELAWAWRDARRDADRRGAPAWPAALRLLLRSLGASTDALWLRAHDGMPAMLPLDARYALRALRRRPGFTLVAVLTLALGIGATTAIFSVVNGVLLRPLALPEPERVVRLEGIPTDGNAEKVGPSTSYPDFRDLHARAHAFAALGALWPWQTTLTARDAEPAKLDVGYVTADFFRALGIAAARGRGVSADDERPGAPEVAVLSDALWRTRFGADPRIVGRTITLDGHPVTVIGVMPPDPVARDFALWRPLVPGPLDAQRGAHRLTVLGRLRAGVPLARAQAEASAIARALEVQYPESNTKRGARVAPLQDQIVAPVRPALLVLLAAVALVLVVGCANLAGLLLARAAAREREMAVRSALGAGRGHLLRQWMTESFLLTTGGAVAGVAVAWAGMRALLLFAPRSIPRADEVTLDGRVLLFLLGVSAATGLAFGALPAVLQRGGGAGVLRDARGATANRARRRLRRLLVAGEIALATVLVSGAGLLMQGLWRLTHADLRFQPDDLALVHLSLPETRYGATDAVIALDRMRDAVAALPGVRSVSLGYGHPLDQGWTSSYRVVGQPAPTPGSEPEAIVRPVAPGYFSTVGLQLLRGRDVAATDAMNAPGVIVVNRAFAHRHFGDANPIGRAIDRGQSWWKGQPTTFTIVGEVADEPVTGPGGPPQPTLYFSHAQFPFQEMWLVVRHAPGTSVGSLGNAVRRAVWSVDAQLPVEPLRPMRDLVSEASAEPRFNALLLTLFAGAALLLSAVGIYGVLSYTVAQRSAEIGVRLALGAQRREVVRAVVGEGLGLAGVGLLVGVPGAIAAGRVLASALAGVESTDVMLLAAVATTLVAVAVGSAWMPAWRASRVDPVAALRVD is encoded by the coding sequence ATGACCGCCCCTGGGTCGCCCCCCGGCCTCGCCGTCGTCCGCGCGCTCGCCCCCGTCGTCCCGCGACCGCGGCGCGAGGAGTGGGTGGCCGAGTGGGAGGGCGAGCTCGCGTGGGCGTGGCGCGACGCACGTCGCGACGCCGACCGCCGCGGCGCGCCGGCCTGGCCGGCCGCGCTCCGACTCCTCCTGCGCAGCCTCGGCGCGTCGACCGACGCCCTGTGGCTGCGCGCCCACGACGGGATGCCCGCCATGCTCCCCCTCGACGCCAGGTACGCGCTGCGCGCGCTGCGCCGTCGCCCCGGCTTCACGCTCGTCGCCGTGCTCACGCTCGCGTTGGGCATCGGCGCCACGACGGCGATCTTCAGCGTCGTCAACGGCGTGCTCCTGCGGCCGCTCGCCCTCCCCGAGCCGGAGCGCGTGGTGCGTCTGGAAGGCATCCCCACCGACGGCAACGCGGAGAAGGTCGGCCCGTCGACGTCGTACCCCGACTTCCGCGACCTGCACGCCCGCGCGCACGCGTTCGCCGCGCTCGGCGCGCTGTGGCCGTGGCAGACGACGCTCACCGCGCGCGACGCCGAGCCGGCGAAGCTCGACGTCGGCTACGTGACGGCGGACTTCTTCCGCGCGCTGGGCATCGCGGCGGCGCGCGGCCGCGGCGTGAGCGCGGACGACGAGCGGCCGGGCGCGCCCGAGGTGGCGGTGCTCTCCGACGCGCTGTGGCGCACGCGCTTCGGCGCCGACCCGCGCATCGTCGGCCGCACGATCACGCTCGACGGGCATCCGGTGACGGTGATCGGCGTCATGCCCCCCGACCCCGTGGCGCGCGACTTCGCGCTGTGGCGGCCGCTCGTCCCCGGGCCGCTCGACGCGCAGCGCGGCGCGCACCGCCTCACCGTGCTCGGTCGGCTGCGCGCCGGCGTGCCACTCGCGCGGGCGCAGGCGGAGGCGAGCGCGATCGCGCGCGCGCTCGAGGTGCAGTACCCGGAGTCGAACACGAAGCGCGGCGCGCGCGTCGCGCCGCTGCAGGACCAGATCGTCGCGCCGGTGCGCCCCGCGCTGCTCGTGCTCCTCGCCGCCGTCGCGCTCGTGCTCGTCGTCGGCTGCGCGAACCTGGCGGGGCTGCTGCTCGCCCGCGCCGCGGCGCGCGAGCGCGAGATGGCGGTGCGCTCGGCGTTAGGCGCCGGACGCGGGCACCTGCTGCGGCAGTGGATGACGGAGAGCTTCCTGCTCACCACGGGCGGCGCGGTGGCCGGTGTCGCCGTGGCGTGGGCGGGGATGCGCGCGCTGCTGCTGTTCGCGCCGCGCTCCATCCCGCGCGCCGACGAGGTGACGCTCGACGGACGCGTGCTGCTCTTCCTGTTGGGCGTGTCGGCGGCGACGGGGCTCGCGTTCGGCGCGCTGCCGGCGGTGCTGCAGCGCGGCGGCGGCGCGGGCGTGCTGCGCGACGCGCGCGGCGCGACGGCGAACCGCGCGCGGCGGCGACTCCGCCGGCTGCTCGTCGCCGGCGAGATCGCGCTCGCCACGGTGCTGGTGAGCGGCGCCGGGCTGCTCATGCAGGGGCTGTGGCGCCTCACCCACGCCGACCTCCGCTTCCAGCCCGACGATCTCGCGCTCGTGCATCTCTCGCTCCCCGAGACGCGCTACGGCGCCACGGACGCGGTCATCGCCCTCGACCGCATGCGCGATGCGGTCGCGGCGCTGCCCGGCGTGCGCAGCGTGTCGTTAGGCTATGGGCACCCGCTCGATCAGGGGTGGACGTCGAGCTACCGCGTCGTCGGCCAGCCGGCGCCGACGCCCGGGTCGGAGCCGGAGGCGATCGTGCGTCCGGTGGCACCGGGGTACTTCTCGACCGTGGGGCTCCAGCTCCTCCGAGGCCGCGACGTCGCCGCGACCGACGCCATGAACGCGCCGGGCGTCATCGTCGTGAACCGCGCGTTCGCGCACCGCCACTTCGGCGACGCGAACCCGATCGGCCGCGCGATCGACCGCGGCCAGTCGTGGTGGAAGGGGCAGCCGACGACGTTCACCATCGTCGGCGAGGTGGCCGACGAGCCGGTGACGGGCCCCGGCGGCCCGCCGCAGCCGACGCTGTACTTCTCGCACGCCCAGTTCCCGTTCCAGGAGATGTGGCTCGTCGTGCGCCACGCGCCCGGCACGTCGGTCGGATCGTTAGGCAACGCGGTGCGCCGCGCGGTGTGGTCGGTGGACGCGCAGCTGCCGGTGGAGCCGCTCCGCCCGATGCGCGACCTGGTGAGCGAGGCGTCGGCCGAGCCGCGGTTCAACGCGCTGCTGCTCACGCTGTTCGCCGGCGCGGCGCTGCTGCTCTCGGCGGTCGGCATCTACGGCGTGCTGTCGTACACGGTCGCGCAGCGCAGCGCGGAGATCGGCGTGCGGCTCGCCCTCGGCGCGCAGCGTCGCGAGGTCGTGCGGGCCGTCGTCGGCGAGGGGCTCGGGCTCGCCGGCGTCGGTCTGCTCGTCGGCGTGCCGGGCGCGATCGCCGCGGGTCGCGTGCTCGCCTCCGCGCTCGCGGGCGTGGAGTCCACCGACGTCATGCTGCTCGCGGCCGTCGCGACGACGCTCGTCGCGGTGGCCGTGGGCTCGGCGTGGATGCCGGCGTGGCGCGCGAGCCGCGTGGACCCGGTGGCGGCGCTGCGGGTCGATTAG